The Cloacibacterium sp. TD35 region CTTTGCCAATTTCGCCAGTAGTAAAAACATCTATTCCCAATCTGAAAGGAATTCTTAGAAGATTCAGTTTTACGAATTCTGGCTTTCCTTTTTTAGATTCTTTTACTTCATTAATGAGCAACCTCGCTGCATTACTCCCGATGTCTATTGCTGCAATTTTCATGTTTTATAATTCTTTTGGGGTGTGGAAGAATAAGAAATTTTTCTCTGCATTTTTAAAATCTTTCCAACTGTTAGCAGAAATTTTAAAAGCAACTACAGAGCAAGTTGGCATATGTTCTATATTTTCATTAGTTAGAGAATTGGCAAAATATGTAATCCCATTATTATGAGAAAAAATGGCAATGTGTTCTAAAGAATCGCTTAAATTTTCTATTACTTCTAGAAATTCTGTAGGCGAAGCATTGTATAATTCTTCTGTTTTTTGAATGTTTTTATTTTCATACACTTCAGCAAAATATCTACAAGTAGTCAATGCTCTTTTTGCAGGACTGGTTACAAATGCGTCTATGGTTGTAGGAATTTCTTTGAGAAATTTCGCCATTTTAGGTGCATCTTTGTGTCCGCGCTCATTTAGTGATCGGTCAAAATCATCTGTGTTCGTTGGCCAATCACTTTTGGCATGTCTTACTAAAAGAAGTGTTTTCATAGAGTAGAAAAGTTTCTGAGTTTAAAATTAGCAAAAATTTGAATTTCTACAAGCTGAAAAATTTTAGTAAATTTGCAAACTATGAGTCAAGTAGTTGCCATTGATTACGGAAAAGCGCGTTGCGGAATTGCAGCTACAGATGATATGCAGTTGATTGCTAGTGCATTAACTACTGTAGAAACCAAAAATATATTTTCTTTTTTAGAAAAATATTTTTCAGAAAATAAAGTTGAAACGCTGGTGATAGGTTTACCTACTGATTTGAAAGGAAATTTATCAGAAATAGAGACGGATATTTTAATATTTATAGAAAAAGTGAAAGAACTTTTTCCTGAAGTAGAAATTCATCGATTTGATGAACGTTTTACCTCAAAAATGGCTTCGTTTTTTATCTCTCAAAGTGGGAAAAATAAAAAGCAGAGACAAGAAAAAGCGCTCATCGATAAAGTGAGTGCCACGATAATTTTACAGAATTTTTTAGAACAAAAACAAAGATGATTTTACCAATCAGAGCATACGGAGACACGGTTTTAAGAAAAAAAGCCCATGATATTACGCCAGATTATCCTGAGCTTAAAGAACTTATAGACAATATGTTCGAAACCATGAACGCAGCACATGGAATAGGTCTTGCTGCGCCTCAAATAGGCTTAGATATTCGTCTTTTCATCGTAGATGTAACTCCATTA contains the following coding sequences:
- a CDS encoding SixA phosphatase family protein, with translation MKTLLLVRHAKSDWPTNTDDFDRSLNERGHKDAPKMAKFLKEIPTTIDAFVTSPAKRALTTCRYFAEVYENKNIQKTEELYNASPTEFLEVIENLSDSLEHIAIFSHNNGITYFANSLTNENIEHMPTCSVVAFKISANSWKDFKNAEKNFLFFHTPKEL
- the ruvX gene encoding Holliday junction resolvase RuvX; protein product: MSQVVAIDYGKARCGIAATDDMQLIASALTTVETKNIFSFLEKYFSENKVETLVIGLPTDLKGNLSEIETDILIFIEKVKELFPEVEIHRFDERFTSKMASFFISQSGKNKKQRQEKALIDKVSATIILQNFLEQKQR